ACGTGATCCCCTGCACCGTCCCGGCCGCGGAGCTGGCGGCCCGGCTGGCCGGCGTCCGCCGTCGCATCGAGGCCGCCGGCGGCGACCCCGAGGCGGTGCGGGTGGTGGGCGTGACCAAGGGCTTCGACCGCTCGGCGGTGGAGCGGGCCCGGGAGGCCGGCCTGGCCGACCTGGGGGAGAGCTACGCCCAGGAGATGGTGGCCAAGGCCCCGGGGCCCGAGCCGGGCCTGCGCTGGCACTGGGTGGGCCGCCTCCAGCGCAACAAGGTCCGCCAGGTCGCCCCCCTGGTGGCCCTGTGGCACAGCATCGACCGGGCCGAGCTGGGGGCCGAGGTGGCCCGCCGGGCGCCGGGGGCGTCGGTGCTGGCCCAGGTGAACACGTCCGGCGAGGCCAGCAAGGCCGGGTGCCCGCCGGGCCGGGTGGCCGCCCTGGTGGCCGACCTGCGGGCCGAGGGCCTGGCCGTGGCCGGCCTGATGACGGTGGCCGCGCCGGGCCCGGCCGCGGCCCGGGCCTGCTTCCGCACCCTCCGGGAGCTGGCCGACGACCTGGGCCTGCCCGAGCGTTCCATGGGCATGTCCGACGACCTGGAGGCGGCGGTGGCCGAGGGCGCCACGCTGGTGCGCGTCGGCACCGCCCTCTTCGGGCCCCGCGGGGGCGGAGTCGCGTCCGCCCCCGACACGACCAGTTAGGCTGCCCCGCTCAGGAGGACCGATGGCGACCATGTGGCGCAAGGCGATGCTCTACCTCGGGCTGGGCCCCGACGAGGAGTACGACGACTACGACCCGGGCTACGACGACGCCGCGCCGCGCCCGGCGCCCGGTCGCCAGGCCCCGGCGCCCCCCCCGGCGGTCGGTTACGACGACCGCGACCGGGAGCGCGACGTGGGCGAGCCGTCGGCCATCGGCACGGTGCGGCCCATGGGCCCCAGCCGGCCCGACCCGGGCCCCCCGGCCGGCGACTTCGCCACCCAGGTGGGCTCCGGCACCGGCGTGGTGGCCCGACCCCGGCCCAAGGTGGTGCGGCCCATGCCCGTGGCCTCCACCGCCCGGCCCCGCCTGGTGGTGCCCCTCACCTTCAACCAGGCCCAGGAGCTGGCCGACACGTTCAAGGGGGGCCAGCCGGTGGTGATGAACCTGCGCCACGCCGAGCGCGAGGTGTCCCGGCGCCTCATCGACTTCTGCAGCGGCCTCTGCTACGGCCTCGGCGGCCGCATGGAGAAGCTGGACAGCCAGGTCTACCTGCTGTGCCCCAGCACGGTCGAGGTCTCGGCCGAGGAGCGGGACCGCCTGCGCGACCGGGGCTACGAGGACTGAGACCAGCCCTCCATGTTCATCCTCACCGCGCTGTGCTTCGCAGCTTTCCTGTACCAGTTCGTCATCTTCGCGGCCATCATCATCAGCTGGTTCCCGGTCGAGCCGGGCTCCGGCCTGGAGCGGGTCCGCGACGTGCTCCACGCCCTCACCGAGCCGGTGCTGGGGCCCCTGCGCCGGGCCATCCCGGCGGTGCGGTTGGGGGGCTTCGCTCTGGACCTGTCGCCCCTCATCGTGCTCATCGGCCTGAGCATCCTGCGGCAGGTGCTCTGCTGAGCGGACGTGCGGTGCCCCCGACGGGTCGCTGACTAACCTCGGCGGCATGGACCTCTCCTCGAGCCTCGCTGGCACCAAGGAGTTCCGCATCGTCAAGCGGGGCTACGACCCCGACGAGGTGGACGCCTTCCTCGACCAGATCGCCCTCGGGGTCGCCGAGCTCAAGCGCAAGCTGGTCGAGTCGGGTGACCAGGCCCCCGCACCGGCCGCCACCCCGGAGCCGTCGCGGGCCGACGCCGAGGAGATCCACCGGGCCCTGATCCTGGCCCAGCGGGCCGCCGACGAGGAGGTCCGCAAGGCCGCGGCCGAGGGCGAGGCCGTGGTGGCCGAGGCCCGCGAGCGAGCCGCCGAGCTGCTGCGGGAGGCCGACCGCGACGTGTCCGAGCGGCGCGAGCAGGCGCGGGTCGGGCTGTTGGACGAGATCTCCGGCCTGGAGGCCCGCCGCGACGGCCTGGCCGCCGACGTGGTCGTGCTGGAACGCCACGTGGACGAGCAGCGCGAGGTGGTGCAGGCCGCGGTGGGCGAGCTCCAGTCCCTGCTCGACCACCCCGAGGCCTTCCGGGTGGCCCCGGCCGGCGCCCCCGGCGCCGGCCCGGCCCCGGGCACCACGGCCCCCGTCGCCCCCACGCCGCCGCCGGCCACGGCCGAGGCCGCGGGCGGCGACGACGACGACGAGGAGGGCGATGCGGCGGCCGTGGCCGCTGACCAGCCCGCCGACGAGGACCAGCACGCACCGCTCCCCGGGCGCGACGACCTGGCCCACGCCCTGAACCTCCACCACGGCGACGAGGACGATGAGGCCATCGACCTGGTGGAGCCGCCCGTCGACACCGGGCCGCCCACCCAGGCCCTCGACCAGGTCGAGGCCGGTGAGGACGACGACGACGCCTTCCTGGCCGAGCTGCGCAAGGCCATGCTCGACGACGAGCCCCTGGGGCCCCGCGACGCCGCCCTGCTGCCCGGCCCCCGGGCCGAGGAGGTGGCCCGCCCCCGGGCCCGCTTCGGGCGCCGCCGCTGAGCCGGCCCGGCGCCGGGAGGGGAGGCGGGACCCACCTGGCTATGCTGCGGCACCCTTTGTCCTGCAGAAGGTGGAGAGCCGATGGCGAAGACGGCGAAGAAGTCGCCCGCCAAGAAGGTCCCGGCCAAGAAGGTGCCCGTCAAGAAGGCGGCGGCCAAGGCCGCTCCCACCAGGTCCTCGGTCAAGGCCGCCAAGCCGGCGTCGGCCAAGGCCCCCGCGGCCAGGGCCGCCTCGGGCAAGGCCGCCTCCACCAAGGCCACCTCGGCCAAGGGATCGGCCAAGTCCGCCTCGACGAAGGCCGCGCCGGCCAAGGCCAAGGCCGCCTCGGGCAAGGCGCCGGGCAAGGCCAAGGCTGCTCCGACCACGGCCAAAGCGGCTCCGGCGAAGGCTGCTCCGGGCAAGGCCAAGGCGGCTCCGGCGAAGGCTGCTCCGGGTAAGGCCAAGGCGCCGCCGTTCCCGGCCCGGTTCCTGGAGGCCCAACGCAAGGCCCTGGTGGAGGAGCGGGCCACCTACCTGGGCCAGGCCGAGAGCCTCAAGGCCGAGGCCGACTCCCTGGTGGCCGACATCGACCCCGGCGACGTCCAGTTCGACGAGGAGTCGGGCGAGGGCGACACCCTGGCCATCGAGCGCGAGCGCGACCTGGCCCTGTCGGCCCAGGCCCGCCAGGCGGTGGAGGAGATCGACCACGCCCTGGCCAAGTTCGAGGACGGCACCTACGGCATCTGCGAGGTGTCGGGCGAGCCCATCCCCCGGGAGCGCCTGGAGGCCATCCCCTGGGCCCGGGAGAAGGTCGAGTACAAGATCGGGGGGCTGGGCCGTCGCTGACCGGGTGGTCGACGGCGCCGAGGCGCCGGCCGAGCCCACGTCGCCCGTCCGGGCCCGCCGGCTGGGAGCCGTCGGGTTGGTGGCGGCCGCCGTCGTGGCCGCCGACCAGGGCACCAAGCAGTGGGCCCTCGAGCGCCTGTCCGGCGGCCGCATCGTCGAGGTGGTGGGCTCCCTCCGCTTCGCCCTCACCTTCAACACGGGCATGGCCTTCAGCCGGGGCGACGGCGCCAACCTGGGGCCGTTCATCGCCGTGCTGGCCCTGGGCGTGGTCGGCTGGCTCCTGTGGTCCGGCCACAGCGCCACCGCCCTGGGCGCCCTGGCCTCGGGCCTGGTGGCCGGCGGGGCCCTCGGCAACCTGGCCGACCGGGCCCTCCGGTCCGGCCCCTACGGGGCCGAGGCCGGGTTCATGGGCGGGGCGGTGGTCGACTTCATCGACCTCCAGTGGTGGCCGGTGTTCAACGTGGCCGACTCCGGCGTGGTGGTGGGTGCCCTGCTCCTGGTGGTGACCTCGTTCCGCGAGCCGCACCCGGTCGCGGCTCGGTGACGGGCCGGCGCCCGTGACCCGCCGGGTGGAGGTGGTGCCGGCGGCCCTGGCCGGCGAGCGCCTGGACCGGGTGGTCGCCCTGGTCGGGGACGTCAGCCGGGCCGACGCCGCCGCCCTGCTGGCCGCCGGCCGGGTGGCGGTGGACGGGGCCGTGGCCCGCAAGCCGTCGCTGCGCCTGGCCGAGGGGGTCGAGGTGGAGGTGCAGCTCGAGGACGGCCCGGCCGGGCCCGTGGTGGCCCCCGACCCCGACGTGGTGGTGCCCGTGGTGCGCGAGGACCCGGCCTTCCTGGTGGTCGACAAGCCCGCCGGCCTGGTGGTGCACCCCGGGGCCGGCCACCCGGGGGGGACGCTGGCGGCCGGGCTCCTGGCCCGGTACCCGGAGCTGGCCGGGGTGGGGGAGCCCGACCGCCCGGGGCTGGTCCACCGCCTCGACCGCGACACCTCCGGCCTGCTGGTGGTGGCCCGCACCCCCGAGGCCCACGCGGACCTGGTGGGCCAGCTCCAGGCCCGCACCGTGGAGCGCCGCTACCTGGCCCTGGTGGACGGCCACCCCGAGGCGCCGCAGGGGGTGGTGGACGCCCCCATCGGGCGCTCGCCCCGCCGGCCCACCCTCATGGAGGTCCGGGCCGACGGCCGGGAGGCCCGCACCCGGTACGAGGTGCGGGAGACCTTCGCCGAGCCCGCCCCGGTGGCGCTGGTGCGGTGCCGCCTGGAGACCGGGCGCACCCACCAGATCCGGGTGCACCTGAAGGCCATCGGCCACCCGGTGGTGGGCGACGACCGCTACCTCGGGGCCACCCGGGTGGTCTCGTGCCCCCGCACCTTCCTGCACGCCGAGCGGCTGGCCTTCCGCCACCCGGTGACCGGGGCGGCGGTCGAGGTGGCCTCGGACCTGGCCCCCGACCTGGCCGCGGTGCTGGCCGGGCTGCGGGCGGGGGCGCGACACCCGGCCTGACGGGCCTGTGACCGATTGCATATCGGCGTCGCCGCCGGGTAGGGGCCAGCCGTACGGGCCCCCCGCCCCCGGAGCTGCCGCCGTCATGATCCGCACCCCCGTCCTCCGCCTCGGCCTGGTCGCCGTGCTGGCCGTGGGGGCGGTGGCGTGCGGCGGGGGGGAGGAGGGCGGGGTGCCGGTGGTGCGCTGGTACGCCCGGGACGAGGCCGGCGAGGTGTTCGGGGCCGCCATCGAGGACTGCAACGCAGCGGCCGAGGGGCGCTACCGGATCGAGCTGGTGCCGCTGCCGGCCAACGCCGACGAGCAGCGCGAGCAGCTGGTGCGCCGCCTGGCTGCCGAGGACGCCGACATCGACCTCATGAACATGGACGTGCCGTGGACGGCCGAGTTCGCCAACGCGGGCTGGATCCGCCCCTGGCCCGACGACCGGGTCGAGGCGGCCACCGAGGGGCGGCTGGCCACCTCGGTCGAGACCGCCACCTACGACGACACCCTCTACGGCATCCCCCTCAACGCCAACGCCCAGCTCCTCTGGTACCGCTCCGACCTGGCGGAGGAGGCCCCCGCCACCTGGGACGCCATGCTGGCCGAGGCCGACGACCTCGAGGCCGCCGGCGAGCCCCACGTGATCTGGGAGCAGGGCCAGCGCTACGAGGGCCTGGTGGTCTGGTTCACGTCGCTCCTGGCCTCGGCCGGGGGCACCATCCTGGACGAGGAGGGCACCCGGGTCACGCTGGAGCCCGAGCCCACCCGCCGGGCCCTGGAGGTCATGCGGGCCTACTCCCGCTCCCCCCACGCCCCGCCGGCCCTGGCCACGGCCCAGGAGGACCAGGGCCGCCAGGGCTGGGAGGGCGGCGACGCCGCCTTCATGGTCAACTACGGCTTCGTGTGGCCCAGCGCCAACGAGCTGGCCCCCGACATCGCCGCCACCATGGCCTGGGGCCCCTTCCCCTCGGTGGAGCCCGACGTGCCGTCCAAGGTGGCCATCGGCGGCTTCAACATCGGCATCGGCGCCCACGGCGACCACCCGGACCTGGCCGTCGAGGCCGCCACCTGCCTGGCCGGCGAGGACAACCAGGCCCGCAACGCCACCGACGCCGGCCTGCTGCCGGTGACCGAGGCCCTCTACGACGACCCGGCCGTGGCCGAGGCCGAGAAGGGCGGCACCCCGCTGTTCCCCTACGCCGCGGCCATGAAGGAGGCGCTCAGCACCGCGGTGCTGCGGCCCCGCACCCCGTACTACAACGACGTCTCGCTGGCCATCATCAGCATCCTGCACCCCACCGCCGAGATCGACCCCGAGGCCGCCGTCGAGCGCCTGCGGACCGCCATCGCCGCCGCCCTGAAGGGCGAGGGCCTCCTGTGAGCGCGCTGTCGAGCCGGGCCCGGTCGGAGCGGAAGCTGGGGTGGATGCTCTGCGCCCCGGCGGTGACGGTGATGCTGCTGGTCACCGCCTACCCCGTGGGCTACGCCCTCTGGCTGTCCCTCCAGCGCTACGACCTGCGCTTCCCGGAGGACCGGGAGTTCGTGGGCCTCCGCAACTACGGGGCCGTCCTGGGCAACGAGCTGTGGTGGCAGGACCTGGTCAACACCCTGGTCATCACGGCCGTGTCGGTGGTCATCGAGCTGGTCCTGGGCTTCGCCCTGGCCTTCGTCATGCACCGGGCCATCGTCGGCCGGGGCCTGGTGCGCAGCGCCGTCCTGGTGCCCTACGGGATCATCACCGTGGTCGCCGCCTTCGCCTGGCGCTTCGCCTTCGACCCCACCACCGGCTTCGTCAACGGGCTGGCCAACGTCGAGCAGAGCTGGTTCACGGAGCGGTGGAGCTCCTACCTGGTGATCATCCTGGCCGAGGTCTGGAAGACCACGCCGTTCATGTCGCTGCTGCTGCTGGCCGGCTTCACCCTGGTCCCCGACGACGTGGTCCGGGCCGCCCGGGTCGACGGGGCCTCGCCGGCGGTGCGGCTCCGCAAGGTCATCATCCCGCTCATGAAGCCGGCCATCCTGGTGGCACTGCTGTTCCGGACCCTGGACGCCTTCCGCATCTTCGACACCGTGTTCGTCATGACCCGGGGCGCCCAGGGCACGGAGAACGTGTCCATCCTGGGCTACAAGACCCTGATCGGCCGCCTGAACCTGGGCCTGGGCTCGGCCGTCTCGGTCCTGATCTTCGTCTGCGTGGTGATCATCGCCGTCCTGTTCGTCAAGGGCTTCGGGGCCAACCTGGCCCAGCAGCGGGGGGAGGACCTGTGAAGGCCCCGACCGGGCGTGACCGGTTCCTCTGGGGGCTGGGCATCGCCGTGGTGGTGGGCTACGCCCTGGTGCCGGTGGCGTGGATCGTCTCGCTGTCGCTCACGCCGGCCGAGGAGATCGGCACCGGCGGGTTCCTCCCCGACGACCCCACCCTGGCCAACTACACGGGGGCCGAGGGCGTGTTCAACGACCCGCAGTTCCCCTCCGCCCTGCGCAACTCGCTGGGCATCGCCCTGGTGGCCACCGTGCTGGCCGTGGTCCTGGCCACGTTCGCGGCCTACGCCATCGTCCGCCTCGACTTCCGGGGCAAGGCGGTGGTCATGTCGGGCGCCCTGGCCATCGCCATGTTCCCGCCGGTGGCCATCATCGGCCCCCTGTTCGACATGTGGCGGACCCTCGGGTTCTACGACACGTGGCCGGGCCTGATCATCCCGTACATGACCTTCACCCTGCCCCTGGCCATCTGGACCCTGTCGGCCTTCTTCCGGGAGATCCCCTGGGACCTGGACAAGGCGGCCCGCATCGACGGGGCCACCCCGTTCCAGGCCTTCCGCAAGGTCATCGCCCCCCTGGCCGCGCCGGGCATGTTCACCTCGGCCATCCTCGTCTTCATCTTCGCCTGGAACGACTTCTTGTTCGCCACGTCGCTCACGTCCACCAACCGGGCCCGCACCGTCCCGGCCGCCATCACGTTCTTCACCGGATCGTCGCAGTTCACGTTCCCGACCGGCCAGATCGCCGCCGCCTCGGTGGTCGTGACCGTCCCCATCATCGTGATGGTCCTCGTCTTCCAGCGCCGCATCGTGTCCGGGCTCACCTCGGGCGCGGTCAAGGGCTGAGCCCCAGGAGGCACCGCACCCATGGCCGAGATCGTCCTCGACAAGGTCACCAAGCGCTACCCCGACGGCCACGAGGCGGTGAAGGGCGCCGAGGTCACCATCGGTGACGGCGAGTTCTTCATCCTGGTCGGCCCCTCGGGCTGCGGGAAGTCGACGCTGCTCAACATGATCGTGGGCCTGGAGGACATCACCGAGGGGGAGATGCGGGTCGACGGCCAGCGGGTCAACGACGTGGACCCCAAGGACCGCAACATGGCCATGGTGTTCCAGAGCTACGCCATCTACCCCCACATGACGGTGCGCCAGAACATGGAGTTCCCGCTCAAGCTGCGGAAGATGAGCGGGGACGAGGTGGCCCGCCGGGTGGAGGAGGCGGCCGGGCTCCTGGAGCTGACCGAGCACCTCGACCGGCGCCCCGGCCACCTGTCGGGCGGCCAGCGCCAGCGGGTGGCCATGGGCCGGGCCATCGTGCGGGAGCCGGCGGCCTTCCTCATGGACGAGCCCCTGTCCAACCTGGACGCCAAGCTCCGGGTCCAGATGCGCACCACCATCTCCAAGCTCCAGCAGCGCCTGGGCACCACCACCGTCTACGTCACCCACGACCAGGTCGAGGCCATGACCCTGGGCGACCGGGTGGCGGTCATGCGCCGGGGCGTGGTCCAGCAGGTGGGCTCCCCCCGGGAGCTGTACCGGCAACCCGCCAACCTGTTCGTGGCCGGGTTCATCGGCTCCCCGGCCATGAACCTGCTGCCCGGCGAGCTCGACGGCCGCCACCTCCGCCTGCCCATGGTCGAGATGGAGCTGGCCCCCGACGTGGCCGACCGCCTGGTCGAGGGGGCCCAGGGCAAGGTCATCGCCGGCATCCGCCCCGAGAACTTCGAGGACGTGGCCCTGGTCGGCGACCCGGACGCCCCCGGCGTCACCTTCACGGCCGACATCGACGTCATCGAGTGGCTGGGCTCCGAGCTGTTCGCCCACTTCGAGGTGGCCGGCTCGGCCGCCCAGGAGCTGACCGACCTGGCCGCCGACCTGGAGACGGTGGCCATCGGCCGGGCCGGCGAGGACCACGCCGAGGTGGTGGCCCGCCTCGACGTGCGCAGCGAGGCCCGGGAGGGCCGCGACCTGGAGCTGTGGCTCGACACCCGCAGCGTGCACCTGTTCGACCCCGACAGCGGCGACGCCCTGGTGCGCCGGCCCGACTGAGGGCGACCCGGCCGGCGGCGGGGTCAGCCGGCGGCGGGCTCGGGCCAGGGGGCCTGGCCCCGGGTGATGGCGGCCACGTCGGCCAGGGTGCGGGCCTCCAGCAGGGTCCGCATCTGGCGCCCGGCGTCGGCCCACACCGCCAGCAGCACGCACTGGCCCTCGTGGTCGCAGGCCCCGTTCTGGTGGGGCTCGCCGAAGTCGCCGACCACGATGGGCCCGTCCACGGCCGAGACCACCTGGGCCAGCGTGATCTCCGCCGGCTCGCGGGCCAGGACGTACCCGCCGCCCACGCCCCGCTTGGAGCGGACCAGGCCCGCCCCCTTCAGGGCCAGCAGGATCTGTTCGAGGTAGGGCTGGGGGAGGCCGGTGCGCTCGGCGATGTCGCGCACCGCGGTGGGGGCCTCCTCCGGGTGGAGGGTGAGGGAGAGGAGGGCCCGGCACGCGTAGTCGCCCCTGGTGGAGACCTTCACACCGGCCATGGTACGGGCCGGTGCCGCCGGCGGTCCCCTCCGGCCCCGGGGCGTGCCGCCGGCGGGCGGGGAGGCCGGTAGGGTCACCGGGCACCCGGGAGGTCCGGGGGCACGGAAGGGGCTGGCGTGGGACCGCGTCCTCTGCGACCCGACTACGGCGGGGCCTGCATCTCGAACCTGGTCCCGGCGCTGCTGGAGCCGGGCGACACCGCGCCGGCGTGGCTGCCGGCGGCGGCGTGGGAGGCCGACCAGGTCGTCCTCCTGGTGCTCGACGGCCTGGGCTGGGACCAGCTCCAGGACCGGCGGGCCCTGGCCCCCACCCTGGCCGCCATGGCCGGCGGGCCCATCACCAGCGTCACCCCGACGACCACGGCCACCGCCCTCACCTCCATCGCCACCGGCCTCACCCCCGGGGAGCACGGCGTGGTCGGCTACCGGGTGGCGGTGGGGGGCGAGGTGCTGAACGTGCTCCGGTGGTCGACCGCCGACGGTGACGCCCGGCGCCGCATCGCCCCCGAGCAGTTCCAGCGCCACCCGGCCTTCGCCTCCCAGCGCCCGGCGGTGGTCACCAAGGCCGAGTTCTCGTCCTCGGGCTTCAGCGGGGCCCACCTGTGCGAGGTCCGCTTCCACGGCTACCGGGTGCCCTCCACCCTGGTCACCGAGGTCCGGCGCCTGCTGCGGGCCGGCGAGCCGTTCGTCTACGCCTACTACGACGGCATCGACAAGGTGGCCCACGAGTACGGCCTGGGGGAGCACTACGACGCCGAGGTGGCGGCGGCGGACCGCCTGGTGGCCGAGGTCCGCGCCACCCTGCCGCCGGGCGCCGTCCTGGTCGTCACCGCCGATCACGGCCAGGTCCACGTGGGGGACCGCATCGTCCCGCTCCACGCCGAGCTCGTCCCCCACGTGGCCTACCAGTCGGGCGAGGGCCGGTTCCGCTGGCTCCACGCCCGCTCCGGGCGCACCGCCGCCCTGCTGGACGCGGCCCAGGCCCACCACGCCGATGTGGCCTGGGTGGTGACCCGCGACGAGACCATCGACGACGGCTGGTGGGGCCCCAAGGTCACCGACGAGGCCCGGTCCCGGTTGGGCGACGTGGCCCTGGTGGCCCGGGAGCCGGTCTCGTTCCACGACGACGCCGACACCGGACCCTTCGTCCTGGTGGGCCGGCACGGCTCGCTGACCGAGGCCGAGATGCTGGTCCCGTGTCTCGTGGGCGCCCCCTAGCCTGGACCGTCGACCCCGAGTCGCCCGTCGCAGGAGAGAACCCCATGCCCGACACGCAGCCCGCCGCCGACCCCACCGCCCTGCAGGGCGAGCTGCTCGACCCGTCCGCCGACGGCCAGGGCCAGGGCGAGCGCCGGGAGGCGGTGGAGGAGCCGGCCAAGCTCATGCGCATCGGCTCGATGATCAAGCAGCTCCTGGAGGAGGTGCGCAGCGCCGAGCTGGACGAGGCGGCCCGGGCCCGGCTCAAGGAGATCTACGAGACGTCGCTGGCCGAGCTGGGCTCGGCCCTCTCCGAGGACCTGCGCGACGAGCTGGACCGGGTGGCCATCCCGTTCGGCGACACCGCCTCGGTGCCCTCGGAGCCCGAGCTGCGGGTGGCCCAGGCCCAGCTGGTGGGGTGGCTGGAGGGCCTGTTCCACGGCATCCAGGCCACCCTCTTCGCCCAGCAGATGGCAGCCCGGGCCCAGTTGGAGGACATGCGCCGCCAGCTCCCCTCCGGGCCCGGCGGCCCCGGTCCCGGCCCCGGCCCCGGTCCCGGGGGGCCCGGCGCCATGGGCGAGCCCGGCGCCGGCACGTACCTCTAGGGGGAGGCCCGGTCCCGTGGTGGGAACCGGGGGTGCGTGGTACGGTCCGAATCACAGCGGTGTCATTCATCCACAGGGTGTGGAGAACATCTGTGGACGCGCTGTGGACCGCCGGGTCCGCCCGGCCCGCCGCTGGTCGAGGAGGTTCCGTGGGCGACTCGTTCACCCACCTGCACACCCACACCGAGTACTCGATGCTCGACGGCGCTTCCCGGATCGAGTCCGTGGTGGCGGCGGCGGCGGCCGACGGGCAGCCGGCCCTGGGCATCACCGACCACGGCAACATGTACGGGGTCCTGCCCTTCTACAAGGCGTGCCGGGACCACCAGATCACCCCGGTGCTGGGCTTCGAGGCCTACATGGCCCACGAGCACCGCACGGAGCGCATCCAGACCCGGGGCAAGGTCGACGACACCGGGGGCGAGGGTGACGGGGGCAAGAAGGCCTACTACCACCTGACGCTGCTGGCCGAGACCAACACCGGCTACCGCAACCTGATCCAGCTGGCCTCCCGGGCCTTCATGGAGGGCTACTACCGCAAGCCCAAGGTGGACTGGGAGACCCTGGCCGACCACGCCGAGGGCGTGATCGCCACCACCGGCTGCCTGGGGGGCCACGTCCTCCAGTCCCTGCTGGCCGGGAACGAGAAGGCGGCCCTGCAGAAGGCGGCCCGCCTCCAGGAGATCTTCGGGCGCGACAACCTGTTCGTGGAGCTGCAGGACCACGGCATCCCCGAGCAGCACCGCACCAACCCGATGCTCATCGACATCGCCCGCCGCCTCGGGGCGCCGCTGCTGGCCACCAACGACAGCCACTACACCCACGCCGAGGACGCCGAGGGCCACGACGCCCTGCTGTGCGTCCAGACCGGGGCGCTGCTGGCCCAGGGCGAGAACGAGCGGTTCAAGTTCAAGGGCAGCGGCCACTACCTGAAGTCGGCGGCAGAGATGCGGCACCTGTTCCGCGACGTGGAGGTGGCCTGTGACAACAGCCTGTGGATCGCCGAGCGGGCCGACGTCACCATCGACTTCGGCGAGTCCAAGCTGCCCAGCTTCCCGCTGCCCGAGGGCTTCGCCACCGACGCCGAGCACCTGCGCCACCTGACCATGGAGGGGGCGCGAGAGCGGTGGGGGGCCGAGCTGCCCGACCGGGTGGTGGAGCGGCTGGCCTATGAGCTCCAGGTCATCGACGACATGGGGTTCTCGGCCTACTTCCTCATCACCTGGGACCTCATCCGCCACGCCCGGGAGTCGGGCATCCGGGTGGGCCCGGGGCGGGGGAGCGCGGCCGGGTGCGCGGTGGCGTACTCGCTGCGCATCACCGACCTCGACCCCATCGAGTACGACCTGCTGTTCGAGCGCTTCCTCAACCCCAGCCGCATCTCGATGCCCGACATCGACATGGACTTCGACTCCCGCTACCGGGACGAGATGATCCGGTACGCGGCCGAGCGCTACGGCCGCGACCACGTCGCCCAGATCGTCACCTTCTCCACCATCAAGGCCCGGGCCGCCGTGCGCGACGCCGCCCGGGTGCTCGGCTACCCGTACGCGGTGGGCGACAAGGTGGCCAAGGCCATGCCGCCGCTCGTCATGGGCCGCGACACGCCGCTGTACGCCTGCATGGACGAGCACCCGAAGTACGTCGACGGCTTCAAGATGGCTGCCGACCTGCGCGAGATGTACGCCACCGACCCTGACGCCCGCCAGGTGATCGACGTGGCCAAGGGGCTCGAGGGGCTGCGCCGCCAGGACGGCATCCATGCCGCCGCGGTGGTGATCACCAAGGAGCCCCTCACCGAGTACACGCCCATCCAGCGCAAGCCGGAGAGCGGCCAGGACCCCGAGGACGCCCCGGTCGTCACCCAGTACGAGATGAACGGCGTCGAAGAGCTCAGCCTGCTGAAGATGGACTTCCTGGGGCTGCGCAACCTCGACGTCATCTCCGACGCCCTGCAGCTCATCA
This genomic window from Acidimicrobiales bacterium contains:
- the dnaE gene encoding DNA polymerase III subunit alpha; this translates as MGDSFTHLHTHTEYSMLDGASRIESVVAAAAADGQPALGITDHGNMYGVLPFYKACRDHQITPVLGFEAYMAHEHRTERIQTRGKVDDTGGEGDGGKKAYYHLTLLAETNTGYRNLIQLASRAFMEGYYRKPKVDWETLADHAEGVIATTGCLGGHVLQSLLAGNEKAALQKAARLQEIFGRDNLFVELQDHGIPEQHRTNPMLIDIARRLGAPLLATNDSHYTHAEDAEGHDALLCVQTGALLAQGENERFKFKGSGHYLKSAAEMRHLFRDVEVACDNSLWIAERADVTIDFGESKLPSFPLPEGFATDAEHLRHLTMEGARERWGAELPDRVVERLAYELQVIDDMGFSAYFLITWDLIRHARESGIRVGPGRGSAAGCAVAYSLRITDLDPIEYDLLFERFLNPSRISMPDIDMDFDSRYRDEMIRYAAERYGRDHVAQIVTFSTIKARAAVRDAARVLGYPYAVGDKVAKAMPPLVMGRDTPLYACMDEHPKYVDGFKMAADLREMYATDPDARQVIDVAKGLEGLRRQDGIHAAAVVITKEPLTEYTPIQRKPESGQDPEDAPVVTQYEMNGVEELSLLKMDFLGLRNLDVISDALQLIKDFRGVEVDIDDPPLDDPTTYEMLRKGESIGVFQMEGGGLRQLLRLLAPDSFEDMAALVALYRPGPMGVNMH